One Ferribacterium limneticum genomic window, GGCCTTCAGCTGGCCCATGATCTGGCTCGGACTGTTGTCCCAGATACGGTTCAGGACCCGCGAGGTACTATCCGGCTGCGCGAACTCGACCTTGTATCCGCTTGCGATGTCAAAGCTCTTCCAGTTCAGCCCCAGCGTGCGGCTATCCGTATTGATCGTCATCGTGTTGCCGACCGTCGACGGCTGCCCACCAGTCACCGCTCCGGAAAAAACAAAAGGTCTGCCTACCGCCGTGGATGGAACAGGAAGGGGTCCGCGGCCGGCCGCTAGAGCCATTTCGCCCCCCGCAGCAGCGGCTAACCCCAGAACCACGGCCGCAACGCGCCGGCGATTGCTCTTCTTGCCGCGCCCGCGCACGTTTTCCGCAACTGCAACCCAGCTATTGCGCTCGCTGTTGAAAATCAGCCGATAGATTCCGTGGTTCATGCTTTACCCCTGTTTAATCCGTCAGGCCTATCAGAATTCGTAACCCAGGCGCACATGCCCGCGCAGGTCGCCGTGTTTGGTGCGTGGTCCGTCCAGCAGGGCATGTCCGACATCGAGCACCATCAACGGGCCACCCTTGTCGCCCTTCAGGCGCAGGCCAAGCCCGGCACTGGCCAGTGAAAAATCACTGGTCTGACCGGCCGGCGGGTTGTTCAGCCACAACTGCGCGCCCTCGACAAAAACCAAGGCGCGCAAGGCGGCCGAGCCAATCTCCGCAAAAGCCGGCGTCTTGACCTCGCCACGCAGCCGCCAACCGGCATCGCCCGCCGCTTCGCCTTCGAAATAGCCGCGCACGTTATCCATGCCGCCGGCCAGAATCTGCTCCGGCGAAACCAGAGGCTGTTTGCTGAACTGGAAATCCATCCGGGCCGAACCTTCCCAGCCCAGCACCCGTTTTGCATACGTCATATCACCACGCAAGACCGAGAACCCCGGGCGGGCGTAGGTACGCCGGCATTCGAACTGGTCCATCTGCACACCCTGGCAATCGACCTGCCGCGAAATCATGTTCAGGTTCACTACCAAGCCGAGGTTGCCGCTGAAATCGCCGAACTCGCCCAGACGGCTGAAGCTGTACTGCGCCACCAGCGGCATGTAGCGCAACGGCGTGTTCTTGGCATCCGAGCCCAGCGCATTCTGGGTCTCGGCAAGATCCTTGAAATCAAGCCCAAGCGACAGCGAATGAAACAGATTGGCCACGCCGGCCGGCTGCGGCAGGGTAAATGAAATGCGGCCGCCAATCGTCGTACCCTTACCGACCACGGTACTACCCACCGCCGAGCCGATATTGCTGTTCGAACTCTGGATAAAGGCCGACAGCGAGCGCGTCTCGCTCAAGGGCAGGCTGTAAAAACCGGCCAGCACGCTCACCTCATCCGGTTTTTCCGGGGAAACCACGTAGTTCAAGCCGGCGCTGTGCTGTTTCTGGAACAGGTTGCCGTAGCGTATGCCGGCCTCCAGGCGGGACTCGGACGTATCCGGGCTTTGCCGGTTATTCAGTTCGACATTGCCGTGCAGCGGCAAACTGTCTTCAACCGCCAGTTCGACCTCCATCGTTCCCGGCCGCACGCCGGGGCGCAGCAATGGGGTCACGCGACGGTCCGGCGAACGCCCGGCCTGGGCCAGCTCGGCCTGCATGGTAGGAAAATGAGGCACTGCGCCCGGCGCTAGTTCCGGCACTTCGCTGCGCAGATCGGTCCGCGAGGTGTACTTGTTGCCGCTGACCTTCAGTCGCTCGACCTGCCCTTCGATGACCTGCAGGCGAATCACCCCGCCGGCAACCGACTGCTCGGGCAAGGCTACCGATACCGAAAGATAGCCGTTCTTCTGGTAGGCCGCCTCCAGCGCGGCGCGCGCCTTTTCCACATCGACGACGGTTTTCTGCAAACCCAGCCAAGGATAGACGGCGCGCTCGATATCAACGTCGGCCAGCACGGTGTTGCCTTCCACCGAGAACTCGAGCAGATCGAAGGTTGCCGCCTGGGCGCCGGTGGCGATGAATGCCAGACCCAGAAGGCCGGCCGAGAGGGAGTATTTTGAGAGAAGCATAGCCCTAGGATTATCGCCAGACGGCATTACCCTTCCGTGACCAAAAGCACGACAAAAACTAGTCCGTTCGGACCATGAAAATATTTCAGGAATAATAAAAACAGCCCATGGATACCATGGGCTGTCTTGTCAGGTGCAGGCCGCAAGGAGCGGCCGGAGAACCTTAGCTGATTAGTAGTTGCGGTTCAGCGGGGCGCACTGGCTGTTGCCGAGGTACTGGGCACGCATGACCTGGGCACCGGAGTATTCGCCACCCGGAATCGCAGCGGCAACCTTCTTCAGATCGGTGATGGAGCCAAGGATGGCCGGATCCTGAGCGGAAACCAGGAACTTGTTGATGGCATCCGCCTTGTCGCCGGTGGTGCGGGACGGGATGTTGAACGAGATCCAGCCCTGCAGATCCCAGGTACCGTCGATCAGGTTGGCCAGGGTCGGGAAGATGCCGGTGCCGGTGGCAACCGGTTCGTTGGCGGTGTTGTCCCAGGTGTACGTGCCGGCGCCGTTCAGCGAACGGAACTGCCACTTGCCGGTGGTCTTGGAATCCTTCAGGCTGTCCATGGACAGCACGCCGACGGCCTTGTGATCAACACCGTTCTTGAAGCTCACCGTAACGGCCGCGCCACTGCGATCCTTGGTACCGTAGGTGGTGTAGCTACCAACCGGCAAAGCGGTCTTGGCTTCGACAGCCTTGTTCAGGCAGTTGCGAACATCGCCGGAGGTCGAGTTCTCGATGACCACGACACCACCGGTAGCGCCATTGACCGTGTAGGTATTGGCAGCGTTGTTCCAGACGGCAGCCAGGGAAGACGTGCGGTCAGCCGGGGTGTTCGCATTCTCGCCACCGCACGGGAAGTTGCCGAAGTACAGGTTGTCGACGGCCTGGGTGCCGGAGCCCGGCACGCGGCGGCAGACGATCATGTCGCCGGACTCCGAGGGATCGACCTGGTCCCAGGTGCCGATGTTGCCGGCCATGATGGCGGAAACCAAGGCCTTGTTGAAGGACACGCTGGCGCCGACGTTGCTGGTGACCGGCACGCCGAAGGCCAGGGAGTAGATCGGGGTGGCAGTCAGCTCGCCCAGCTCGGCTTCGGTCAAGGTACCAGCGGGAATTTCGCCTTCGGTGTTGATCGGGCCGACGAACAGGGCCGGGGCGACGTCGGAGATGCCGGCATCCGGCGCCATGAATTCGCCGTTGGCCTCGAGGGTAACGTCACAGACATACGGGCTAGAAGACGTGCCGGCACCGGAGCCACCGCAGGAAGCGGAGGTGACCTTCAGGGATTCGATCTTCTGATTGCGGGCAACCGGATCGACGCCGAAGACGGAGCCGCCCTTGACGCGGTCGATGACGATGACGTTTTTACCGGACCAGGCACCGGCATCTGCACCGAGCACACCGGCAACGGCTTCGAAGTCCTTGCTGTCGGCGGTGGTGTTGGCGAAGCGGATCGGGGTACCGGTGAACATCTTGGCGATGATGCCAGTGAACCCCTTCTGGGTGGCGGAAGCGCCAGAGATGAAGATGACGCGGCCGTTGGTGACAGCGTCGTTGACGATGGTCTGCTCAGCAGCGGACATGGCAGCATTGGCCTGGCCGGACATGGCGGCAAAAGCGACGGCGCACAGGGAAGCGATTTTCTTGACTTGCATGGGGAAAACTCCTTGATAGACGGGTTCAGACTGCCGCGCCGGATGGGCGCAGCAGCCAAATTGCAGTGCTTAGGCGCTCTTGCGACGACGAGCCATGAAGCCGATCATGCCCAGGCCGGCCAGCAGCATGGCGTAGGACTCGGGTTCCGGAACCGGCAAGGTGGCAGCGGCGATATGCAGGGTGTTGTCGGCAGCGACCCAGGCGTGGACGGCAGTGCCGTCGACAAAGGCGGTGTTGGTACCCTTGGCGATACCGCTGGCATTGGCCAGAGTCTGTTCGAAGACGAGGCCATTGGCATAGCTGTCGTTGCCAACATTACCGACAGTCGAGAAGTTGAACTTGCTATAAACCTTGTCACCAATCTTGCCGGCATAGCCAGCGGAAGCGGTAGAGGTGGTGACATAGGACGTACCATCGTCACCGAGGAGCGGATTCAGGTTGTTCAGATAGCTGGTTTGGACAGTAGTTACAGCCGTGCGCAGCGCGTCGGCCTGGCCGTTCAGGGCCGGCAGGGTAACGCCGTTACCAACGGTAGACAGGATGCGGCGCTGACCATCGGATTCAACGGCCAGGATGCTCCACTTCAGACTGGAAGTAGCAGCGGTACCAACCCAGGCGCCGAAGGAGGTCGTGAAGTCGTTGCCCCAGGACAGGTTCAGGGCGCCGCCAGCGTTGAGCGCAGATTCGAAGCTGTCGATTGAGACGTTCATGTCGTAAACGTAGGACGTCTGGCCGTCCCAGGCGTTGAACATCAGTTCGCCGTTGCCCAGGGCACCGTTATCGATGGCAGCGTTGGCGCTGGCAGCAGCAGCGGCCATGACGACGGCAGCAGCGATGGTCTTGAGAGAAAACTTCATTGAATACCCCTTTGAAAAATTGACTGTGCTTCAGAGCGAAGCGGAAGATGGCAAAGAACGACCAGCTCGGTCACTGCCAACCGGGAGCCCACGCTCACGGACCGTGAGAAACAGTTTTTCACCCGGGACAGAACCTTGCTGATGCAGCCACTTTAGGAGGGCAAGATGACTCCAGATACGGCGCCAGCAGGCCCTTTTGACCCGCCGATCGGACTAGGGAGATAGTCTGATCGGCTCAGCTCCAGCCTTATCCATTGTCATAATCTGAAACATTGGTGGCATTGGCGTCTGGCCAGGGGTTTTGTCCGTCAAGCTTGCGGCGTTGCAGGCGTAACGTTACGGGTTTCAGTTTTGGCGGAACAAGGCACGCGCCGAGCTCGCTCAAGGGCAGCAATGGGCCTCGACCCGAGCGCATTGGCGCCGCGGGCTATTTCAATTTTGGCCAAAATTTCCGGTTGACCGTGGGATTGCCTCTACGTCCCCGGCTGATCGCTGATCAACCGGGCCTTGACGGCCTTGGCGACGGCCTGGGCGCGATTCGAGACTTCGAGCTTGCGCAGGATGTTCTGGATATGGTTTTTGATGGTCAGCGGGCTGAGTTCGAGCGTGCCGGCGATCTGCTGGTTGGTCATGCCGTCGCGGACCAGCGAGATGACCTGGGCCTCGCGGCCACTGAGCCGGGTGTTGAAGCGAACCGGCAGTTCGGGCGCATTTTTTTCCTGCGTCAGCATGCGGTGCAGCGTGGTGTGCAGGTAGGGCATGAGCATTTGCGCGAAGTACACATGGCGTCGGCCGGGCGCTTCCGGCATGTTGAGAAAGATGAAGAAACCCGAGCTGTCGCCGGTGAACTCGCGGGTACCGTGCGCCATGGCGTGGCCGATGGAGAAGCGACTGAGCAACTGGCCAACCGGACAAATGCCGTTACCGTTGCCATCACCGCCAAAGGCTTTCGGGACGTGGCCGCCATGCTGCCAGCTATCGAGCGCCAGCCCGACCAGTTTGTCGAAATCGCTGCCCGGCATCCGGTCGCCAGCCAGTTGGGTGCGCCCCAGCACCTCATAGCGAAAGGACGGCGTACCGTATTCGCCATAGCCAATAATCAGCGCCTCGTGCGGCAGGAAGCTTTGCAACACGCCTTGCGACCAAAGGAAATACTGGTGGCGCAAATGCACCTGCTGCGAGGATTCAATGGTAATCAGCAAACGCTCAAGATCGACCGCCGTGAGGGTAACCAGCGCGTCCATGAGCGGGTAATCAGTCAAGGTTGAGTGGCCAGGCTTCGCGGCTGGCGCCGTGCTCGACGAGCAGGCTTTCGGCCAGTGCCTGGTCGTAACGCCGCGCCCAGTAAAGCGCGGTGAGGCCCTTGCGGTCGGGCTGATCGGGCGCCACCTGGCTGTCGAGCACGGCCAGCAGGCAGTTGAGCCGGCCGAGTGCCGCAGCCAAGGCCAGCGGATGCAGGCCCTCGCGGTCGTAACGCTCGGGGTCGGGGTTGGCCGTCAGCAACAGACGGACAATTTCCGGGTGGTCGAAGCGGATAGCCTCATGCAGGGCCGTGGCGCGGTTGTCGCTGCGGGCGTTGATGTCGGCACCGGCCTGCAAAAGCATGCGAACAATGCCGGGATTGCCGGCAGCCGAGGCCATGGCCAGCGGTGTCCGCCCTTCCGGCCCCTTGACGTTGGGGCTGGCCCCGCGCTGGATGAGCAGGCGGGCGATTTCGGCATGCTCGCCGGCGACGGCGGCAATAAGTGGCCGCTCGCCGACTTCATCGGCGCCGTTGGCCAGCGCGCCGTCATTGAGCTGCGTCTTGACGGCATCGAACTGGCCGGCCTTGACGGCGGCAAGTAGGTCGCGCGTCGAGGGCGCCACCACCGGCCTGCTGTCTTCCCACGCTGCCTTGCCGACAGCCGAAAAGTCTTCCGGCAAAGCCCGCTGGCGAACCTTGACCGAGGCCGGCGCCAGCAGCTCGGGCACCGCCGGCCCCTCCTCGAAAGCCTGCGCCGAGGCAACAACCGCGAAAAAAACAATGGGAACGACGGACTGGGCAAGGCGCATGAGAGCTCGCTGGCATATTTTTGCTAAGCGCCTGAATTTAGTCTCTCTTGGTTACCCTGTTGTTGCAGAACGGTGACAAAAGCTCCGTCCCTGGAAATCCGGCCAGACTTCAGGCTGCCGAAAGCTCGGCAGCAATCACCAGATGATCCGGCGGCAGCCCGGCATCGACGCGTTGCTGCATGGCGAGGTAGGCCTGTTCGAGGTGGCGCGTGAAGCGCCGGGTGTCGAACAGCGGATGGGTTGCCCGGTTGTTGGCCAGGCGCGACCGGAGTGCGCTCAGGACGGCCGGATTCGCAGCCAGTTCGAGGGCCCGCGCCTCGTAGGCGGCGAGGCTACCGGTGATCAACTCAGGCAGCCCGAGGGCGCGCAGCAGGCTGCCGGCCATGCGCGCCGAGAAGGCGCGGCCGGCGCAGGTGAGGACCGGGACGCCGGCCCACAGCGCATCGCTGGCTGTGGTGCCGGCATTGAAGGGCAAGGTGTCGAGAAAAAGGTCAGCCAACTGCAGACGAGCGAGGTGCTCGGCATAGCGGATGCGCGGCGAGAAGACCAGGCGTTCGGGCGCAATGCCCCGCCGTTCGGCCTCGGCGCGCAGATTGCGTTGCACGCTGGCGTCGGCGCTGGCCAGCCAGAGCACGCTGTCCGGTACGGCGGCGAGCAGGCGCATCCAGAGATCAAAGAATTCCGGCGTCAGTTTGTAGGTATTATTGAAGGCACAAAAAACGAAGGCTTTTTCCGGTAGACCGTGGGCAGCACGCGTTTGTGGCTGCGTATCGATGGCGCGCCGGTCGTCGTTGCCCTGGAAGCACTCGGGCAGATGGACGACCTGCTCGGCATAGTGCGGGCGCGCCGCCTCGGGGATGACAAAGTCGTCGGCGATGATGTAGTCGATGTAGGCCGCCCCCATGCTGCCGGGGAAGCCGAGGTAATTGACCTGCACCGGCGCCGGCCGCGCCGCGAAGATGGCGGTGCGGGCATCCTGGGTGTGGCCGGTGAGGTCGATGGCGATGTCGATTTCGAGGTCGCGCAGTTGGCGGGCGACTTCGTTGTCGTTCAGGGCCGAGGCGTCGATGAAATGCTCGAAGGCGGTAGCCACGCGACCGGCCATGGCGCTGCCGTCGCCGGGTTTCAGCGAAATGCCCCAGACTTCAAAAAGGGCCCGGTCGTGCGTCTCGAAGACGCCGGCCAGCAGGTAGCTCAGGGCATGCTCGCAAAAATCGGCCGAGACGTAGGCGAGACGAATGCGCTGGTGAGCGTAGGGCTTTCCACTGCACAACGGAGTGGCGGCCGGCGGATACTTGGCGGCAGTGTAGGCTTGGGCGCAGCGCAGTTGCAGCGCCGGGTCGTCGCTCACCGCAAGGAAGGGGAAAGGCATGTCGCGGACGACGCCGTCGGCGCTGGCCACCAGGGCGCTGCGCTGTTCGGCGTGGCGCCGCCAGTTGGCGCCGAACTGCCGGCAGTGGAAAAGCCTGCCGAGGGCGTAGCGATGATCGGGCACCAAGGTCAGCAGGTGCTCGTAGGTGGCCGCGGCATCGTCGTAGCGCCCGAGATCCTGTTCGGCGCCGCCGCGGTTATAGAGCGCCTCGGGGAAGGCGGGCCGGCGATCCAGCGCCTGATTGAAGGCGGCAATGCCCTCTTCTACCCGGCCCTGATCGAGCAGCACGTTGCCGATGTTGTAGTGCACTTCAGGAATATCGGGGCGAATCTGCGCTGCATTGCCGTAGGCCTGCAGCGCTTCGTCAGGGCGCCCCAGCGCAAGCAGCGCGTTGCCGCGCCAGTAATGCGCCTCGGCATCGTTGGCTGTGTGCGAAAGAATGCGTTCGAAGCAGTTCAGGGCATCGGCATGTTTGTTGAGCGCCATGAGGGCGACGCCGTACTGGCCCCAGGCGCCGAGATGCCCCGGTGCCAGCCGCAGGCAGCGCGCCAGCGGAGTCACAGCCTGGTCAGCCTGGCCTTGGGCGATCTGGGTGATGCCGAGGTTGAACAGCGCTTCGATGAAATCGGGCCGCGAGCTCAGGGCGCGCCGATAGCTGGCCGCTGATTCGGCGAGCCGCCCCAGTTGGCGCAGAACATTGCCCCGATTGTTGAGGGCTTCGACGAATTTCGGCGTCAGGGCCAGCGCCCGGTCGTAGCTGGCCAGCGCCTGTTCAGGGTGGCCAAGTTCCTGCTGCGCCAGGCCCAAATTGCAGTGCAAACCCGGGGCGTCGGGCGCCAGATCAATGGCACTTTGCAGTAGTTCGGCAGCGGCCGCGAAGCGCCCTTTCTGGTATTCGATGACGCCGAGAAACTGCAGAGCATCGAGATGTTGCGGCACGGCCGTCAGCACCTGCCGGAAATAGACCTCGGCCGGGGCCAGTTGCCCCTGTTGCAGCAGGGAAATGCCCTGATCGAGTATGAATTGCAGATTGCCCGGCATTGCCGAGCGCCCGGCCGCGGCAGCGGATTGGCGGGTTATTCCCTTGCTCATGAATCGACCTTGGTCTGCGATGACCGCAGCATCAGAATGAAATGCCGGCTACTTTAGCGAAGCAATGTTGCATTCCGGAGACGGGACCGTGGGTGGCTAACGTTCCTGTGTGGACTGAGCGCCGCCGGCTTGTGCGCCGGAATTGGCGTTCGCCGGCTGCCCCCCGCCGCTGCTGATGAATCGCCATTCGGTATAGCTCGCGGCGCCCTCGAAATCACCCTGATCGGCGGTAAATCCCGCCACCTTGATCGGCTTGTCCGAGGAGCGACTGGCGACGCCCATGATGCGGCCTTCCTGGCGGATCAACTCCCACTCGCCATCGGCCGTCATCGGGTCGCGATAGAGGCGGCGCAGGTGGTGGGTCGGGTTGGGGTAGCGCTTGTCCTGCAGCAGGTCTTCGAGCTTGTTCGGAAACTGTTTTACGCCGCCGGGCGATTTGTCGTAATAGCTGCCGATGGCATGGCGGTATTGCTCGCCGATGAAGAGCAGTTCCTTTTCCTTCTCGCGCCGGCTTTCCATTTGCCACAGGGCACCGGTCCCGGCCAGCGCAATGCCGGCGATGGCGACGGCAAACATCAGGCCGAGGAAGGTAAAGCCACCCTGACGACCGATTTCATTTTTGGCCAAAATTTCCGGTTGACCGTGGCAGATCACCATGTCGAATAATCGCTGCCGTTCAGGCCCTGCCCTTCGGCCCCGCTACGGATGTCCCAGACCTTGCGCTGGCCCGGTTCGTCCGGCGGCGGGACGATGACCCAGGTTTCGGTGCTTTCGGTGATCGGGTCGGGCGGTACCTTGCGCAGGTAGCGTTTGGTGACCAGCTCTTCAATCGTTTCCGGGTAGCGTCCGGTGTCACCGCGATATTTGTCGACAGCGTCACGCATGACGGCCAGCGACTCGCGCAGCGAGGCTTCGCGGGCCCGGTCGAGATGCTGGAAATAGCGCGGCACGGCGATGGTGAGCAGCGTGGCGATCACCGACATGACAACCAGCAGTTCGATCAGCGTGAAGCCTTTTTTACGGGAGTTCATGTCTCACCACTCCCGGTACGGCGTGCCATTGAGGCCGACGCCCTTGGCCAGCGAATAGACGTCAAACACATCGGCGCCTTCGACCGGCGCATCGGGCGGGCTGGCATAGCTGCGCTTGCCCCAGGTCAATTCCGCCGGCAACGCCGGATCATCGGCAAACGGATCACGCGGCAGGCGGCGCAGAAAATAGAGCTTGGCCTTGTTCGGGTCCTGCACGTTTTCGACGCCTTTGGCCAGGTCTTCGAGACGACGCGGATAGCCGCTTTCGTCGACCTTCTTCTCGAGTTTGCCCTCGTCGACGGCCCGTCGATAGGCGTCGAGACCACCGCGAATTTCCCGCAAGGCGGCCCGCAACTCGACTTCCTTCTGCCGCTTGGCCGTCATCTCGATCATCGGCATCGCCGTCATCGCCAGAATGCCGACGATGGCGACGGTGATGACCAGTTCGATCAGCGTGAAACCCCGGCCCGGCTTGCCGATCATGGCTAGTTCAGCTTGATCGCATGCGAAACGGCAGCCCCGGAGTAAGGCTCGCCGCTTTCCAGCGTCGCCCCGGTCACGTCGATCCGGGTCTCGCCCTTGACTCCGGGCAGGACGCGCAGACGAAGGCTGCCACTGCCCTGCTCGATGCGCAGCGTAATGCGCCCCGGGGCAACCGCCGCCGGCTGAATCACCTCGAGCCGCGTCGGGTCGTAGGCCACATCGACCATCAGGGCACTGGTTTGCCCCGGTGCCATGACGCTGATTTCCACCTCGCTGCCAGCGACAGCCTCAGCCGGCCCGCCAAGTTGGAGCCCCTCGAAAACGGGTGGCGGCACCGGCTGCTCCTGCTCGATAGCCGGCGCGCCGAACCGTGGCGTGCCACCACCGGCCGCTGCGACGCCGCCGCGCGGCGCCACGGCCAGCGATTTCGGGCCCTGTGACTTGATGGTCATCGGCGCCGCACCGACCGCCGACTCAGTGCCCGACGGCAAGGCCGGCTGCCCGAAGTCGGGACGATGAATATTGCGCAGCACGCGCGGCGTGATGAGCAGGATGATTTCCGTCTTGACCGAGGTATCACGCTGGCTGCCAAAGGCACGACCAATGATGGGGATCTCGCCGAGTCCCGGGATGTGGCTGGTGGACTTGCGCTCCTCATCGTTGATCAGACCGGCCAGTACCTGGGTTTCGCCATTTTTCAGACGCAGCGTGGTGCTCGCGCTGCGCGTCCCAACCTGATAGGCCAGCGAACTGGAGGGTCCAGCCACTTCCTTGACGATGCTGCTGACTTCCAGGGCGACTTTCATCGACACTTCGTCGTCGAGCGTAACGTTCGATTCGACATCGAGCTTGAGGCCGACATCAAGATAGGTCACCGAGGCGGAAACGCCGACGTTGGCCGTCGAGGTGGTGGTGAATATCGGCAGCTTGTCGCCGATGTGAATCTTCGCCTTCTCGCGGTTCTTGACGCGAATGCGCGGGTTGGCCAGAACGTTGGTATCGCCGACTTGGCCTTTGAGATTGAGGGTCAGGCCGGGGTTGGCGACAAAGCTGGTCAGGCCTGAGGTCTTCCTGAGATCAAGAAAGCCTTGCGCCAGCGTACCACCCGCCGTAGTACTAATACTCTGCGGAACACCGTTGACCAACACAGTGGTCGACTGAGGAGCCTGCAGCGCGCCATAACTAACACTGTCCGGCCAATCCACCCCAATCTCATGCAACCGGCTACGCGTCACTTCCAGAATCTCGACTTCCAGCATCACTTCCGGCTCGGCCAGATCGAGCGATTCGATTAGCCGCTCGACCAGCCGCATGGCATCCGGCGTGTCCTTGACGATGAGCAGGTTGAGCTTTTCGTCGGCAAAGACGTCCTTGCTCTTGGCCACCGTCTTGACTAGGATCTGCGCCTGCTTGACGTCGGCATTGGCCAGATAGAAGCTGCGCACCACCAGCTCCTGATACTCCTTGGCCTTGGCCGGCGTGTTCGGGTAGATCAGGAAGCTGTTGTCATTGAGCTGGCGCTTTTCCAGCTGATTGGTCTTCATGATCAGATTGAGGATGTCTTCGAGCGGGCTGTTGCGAACGAAGAAAGTCACCTTGGTGTCGCCCTTGACGTCCTTGTCGAACACGAAATTGAGGCCGGACGAGCGCGAAAGCACTTCGAAGACCGATTTCAGTGTCGCATCGCGGAATTCCAGCACAACCGGCTTGGCCAGCGCTGCCTTGACGGCCGGGTTGGCCGACGGATTCATTTCCTTCTCGCGCAACACGTCGATCTGTTGCTGCAGCTTGCGCGCCAGCGGATTGAGCGTGTCCTGGGCTCGTACGGTACGTACCACGCGCTCGGCGCCGAGCAGGTCGCCCTTCTTCAATAACTGTTCGGCCTGGGCCAAACTGGCGGCGTTTTTCCGGTCGACCGCAAGTTGCTCCAGGCCTTGCGTGGCCCGGGTATTCCGTCCATCGATACCGAGCGCACGCCGGTAGGCGGCTTCGGCTGCATCGAGCTTGCCGGCAGAGCGCTGGCGATCGGCGTCATCGAGGTAGGCATCGACCGACTCGCCCTTGTGGCGAATCATGGCCGCCTTGATCTCGGCATCACGGGGCCGGTCACGGGCAGCTTTTTCCAGAGAGGCGACGCCCTCCTCCTTCTTGCCGGCCGCCATGTAATCAAGGCCGTCCCGGTAGGCCGGATGGGAGCACCCGCCCAGTACAACAGCCATGAACAGCAAAATCGAGCCTTGCTTCAAAGCACTATCGAATCGGATTTGCATCGAGTTGAACCGTGACAAAATCTTATTATCCTAGGAAGACAGCATTACAGCCTTGTTAAAGACAAGGAAATATACCATTCGAATCCCGCGCCACGCTTCATACGGCTGAAACCTGCGGCCGCAATACTCTCCTGACATCAGGCCGGCATGCCAGCGCCGGCCACGACGAAGGGAGAGACCGATGAAGCGCCCAGTTTCCGACACCCACTATCCGCCCGAAGACATGCAGGCCCTGCGCCGGCTGATTGCCCAACTCGCCCCGCAATGCGGCGTTGACCTGGGCGATCGTTCATCGGTTCGCCACTTTCTCGATGCCGACGCGACCAACCCGCGCAGCGAAAGTATCGATCCGCAGATCTGCCAGGAACTGCGCGCCATGATGGTTCTGCTTTATCGGCTTGAAGCCAGCAGCAGCGAAGACCTCGGCGTCGAAGGCCTGCGTCGCCTGTGGCGCCAGCACGGTGAAATCATGGCCCGCTTTCAGGCCTGAAACGGCGGGGGCAACACATGAACAAAACGAGGAAGCCAAGCTTCCCCGTTTTGTTTCAGGCAACACCAGAATCTAGTCCATTCGGCTCAGATTAATCCTCCCCGGCAAGGCAATTGCTGTCACGCCGGATGCATATGCTGATGTTCATCCGAAGATCGTTATCGGAATCGACTTCAACCATACGCCCCGGGGAAAACCATGATTCGCAAGACTGTTCTCGCTCTTCTGCTGGCTGCGGCCGGCGTCAACGCT contains:
- a CDS encoding type II secretion system protein produces the protein MAKNEIGRQGGFTFLGLMFAVAIAGIALAGTGALWQMESRREKEKELLFIGEQYRHAIGSYYDKSPGGVKQFPNKLEDLLQDKRYPNPTHHLRRLYRDPMTADGEWELIRQEGRIMGVASRSSDKPIKVAGFTADQGDFEGAASYTEWRFISSGGGQPANANSGAQAGGAQSTQER
- a CDS encoding type II secretion system protein; this encodes MNSRKKGFTLIELLVVMSVIATLLTIAVPRYFQHLDRAREASLRESLAVMRDAVDKYRGDTGRYPETIEELVTKRYLRKVPPDPITESTETWVIVPPPDEPGQRKVWDIRSGAEGQGLNGSDYSTW
- a CDS encoding type II secretion system protein, which gives rise to MIGKPGRGFTLIELVITVAIVGILAMTAMPMIEMTAKRQKEVELRAALREIRGGLDAYRRAVDEGKLEKKVDESGYPRRLEDLAKGVENVQDPNKAKLYFLRRLPRDPFADDPALPAELTWGKRSYASPPDAPVEGADVFDVYSLAKGVGLNGTPYREW
- a CDS encoding secretin and TonB N-terminal domain-containing protein, translating into MAVVLGGCSHPAYRDGLDYMAAGKKEEGVASLEKAARDRPRDAEIKAAMIRHKGESVDAYLDDADRQRSAGKLDAAEAAYRRALGIDGRNTRATQGLEQLAVDRKNAASLAQAEQLLKKGDLLGAERVVRTVRAQDTLNPLARKLQQQIDVLREKEMNPSANPAVKAALAKPVVLEFRDATLKSVFEVLSRSSGLNFVFDKDVKGDTKVTFFVRNSPLEDILNLIMKTNQLEKRQLNDNSFLIYPNTPAKAKEYQELVVRSFYLANADVKQAQILVKTVAKSKDVFADEKLNLLIVKDTPDAMRLVERLIESLDLAEPEVMLEVEILEVTRSRLHEIGVDWPDSVSYGALQAPQSTTVLVNGVPQSISTTAGGTLAQGFLDLRKTSGLTSFVANPGLTLNLKGQVGDTNVLANPRIRVKNREKAKIHIGDKLPIFTTTSTANVGVSASVTYLDVGLKLDVESNVTLDDEVSMKVALEVSSIVKEVAGPSSSLAYQVGTRSASTTLRLKNGETQVLAGLINDEERKSTSHIPGLGEIPIIGRAFGSQRDTSVKTEIILLITPRVLRNIHRPDFGQPALPSGTESAVGAAPMTIKSQGPKSLAVAPRGGVAAAGGGTPRFGAPAIEQEQPVPPPVFEGLQLGGPAEAVAGSEVEISVMAPGQTSALMVDVAYDPTRLEVIQPAAVAPGRITLRIEQGSGSLRLRVLPGVKGETRIDVTGATLESGEPYSGAAVSHAIKLN